A window of Pedobacter lusitanus contains these coding sequences:
- a CDS encoding c-type cytochrome yields the protein MRKFILISLVSLTLISMFYSCQTAETVQQDAYYVNGRDLYIKHCQNCHGAKGEGLGALTPPLTDSVFMKTNKAKLACFIKNGISTPVTVHGQVYEGKMPEFNLADIDIAQLIVYITNGFGHRQGMYNNQQVENDLKNCK from the coding sequence ATGAGAAAATTTATATTGATTAGTCTGGTTTCGCTAACGCTGATCAGCATGTTTTATTCTTGCCAGACTGCAGAGACAGTACAACAGGATGCCTATTATGTTAATGGAAGAGATCTTTATATCAAACATTGTCAGAATTGCCATGGTGCCAAAGGCGAAGGACTGGGTGCTTTAACCCCACCGCTTACGGACAGTGTATTTATGAAGACTAACAAAGCAAAGCTTGCCTGCTTTATCAAAAATGGGATTTCTACGCCGGTTACTGTCCATGGACAGGTTTATGAAGGTAAAATGCCTGAATTTAATCTGGCTGATATAGATATCGCTCAGCTGATTGTTTATATCACCAATGGCTTTGGACATCGGCAAGGCATGTACAACAACCAGCAGGTAGAAAACGATCTTAAGAACTGCAAATAG
- a CDS encoding copper resistance protein NlpE, with product MKRQILAIAITGCTLWGCGNSNKSEKLNADSLSKDSLTMGAVKTDTAKTADGHNSMNSLDWDGTYKGVVPCADCEGIETTIVLGKDLTYNVKTKYLGKSDTKVYEEKGKFTWDKAGQVITLDGIKDAPNKYFVGENQLFQRDMEGKEITGALADHYILKK from the coding sequence ATGAAAAGACAAATTCTGGCAATTGCTATTACAGGCTGCACCTTATGGGGATGCGGCAATTCAAACAAATCTGAAAAACTAAATGCAGATAGTCTGTCTAAAGACAGCCTGACTATGGGAGCAGTTAAAACTGATACCGCAAAAACAGCTGACGGACATAACTCAATGAACTCTTTAGACTGGGATGGTACCTACAAAGGAGTTGTTCCCTGTGCCGATTGTGAAGGTATCGAAACTACTATAGTTTTAGGGAAAGATCTGACCTATAATGTGAAGACCAAATATCTGGGTAAGAGCGATACAAAGGTTTATGAAGAAAAAGGAAAGTTTACCTGGGATAAAGCAGGACAGGTTATTACACTGGATGGTATAAAAGATGCGCCGAATAAGTATTTTGTTGGAGAGAATCAGCTATTCCAGCGGGATATGGAAGGTAAAGAAATTACAGGTGCTCTTGCTGATCACTATATCCTGAAAAAATAG
- a CDS encoding sigma-54-dependent transcriptional regulator encodes MAKLLIIDDERAIRSTLREILEYENYEVEDIDNGVDGLDLIKKKKYDLVLCDIKMNKMDGMEVLEQALAYSPDLPFIMISGHGTVETAIEASKKGAFDFISKPPDLNRLLITVRNALDRGNLVTETKVLKRRVSKTRDILGSSENINKIKETIERVAPTEARVLITGANGSGKELVARWLHEKSNRSESPLIEVNCAAIPSELIESELFGHEKGSFTSAVKQRIGKFELANGGTLFLDEIGDMSLSAQAKVLRALQEHKITRVGGEKELEVNVRVLAATNKDLMKEIEDGNFRMDLYHRLNVINIHVPHLTERREDIPEIAMSFLEDICKDYGMPVKKISEAGMVALQNLPWTGNVRELHNMIERLIILSDKIISEHEVIAFANPGGGTNIGAANHSHNGGNNGSSGGVTNYDKFTNFQDYKDHAEREFIKFKLEKNNWNVSKTADDIDIQRSHLYSKIEKFGLKRVTE; translated from the coding sequence ATGGCTAAATTATTAATAATTGATGATGAACGTGCGATAAGAAGCACATTACGTGAGATCTTAGAGTACGAAAATTACGAGGTAGAGGATATTGATAATGGAGTTGACGGACTTGATCTGATCAAAAAAAAGAAATACGACCTGGTATTATGTGATATAAAAATGAATAAGATGGATGGTATGGAAGTGCTTGAACAGGCATTGGCATACAGTCCGGATCTTCCATTTATTATGATCTCCGGCCACGGTACTGTAGAGACCGCAATTGAAGCCAGCAAAAAAGGAGCTTTTGATTTTATCTCTAAACCACCTGACTTAAACCGTTTATTAATCACTGTAAGAAATGCACTGGACAGAGGTAACCTGGTTACTGAAACCAAAGTATTAAAACGCAGGGTTAGCAAAACAAGAGATATTCTGGGAAGTTCAGAGAATATCAATAAAATCAAGGAAACAATTGAGCGTGTTGCCCCTACGGAAGCCCGTGTACTAATTACCGGTGCAAATGGTAGTGGTAAAGAATTGGTTGCACGTTGGTTACATGAGAAATCAAATCGTTCTGAAAGCCCTTTAATTGAAGTAAACTGCGCAGCAATTCCATCTGAACTGATAGAAAGTGAGCTTTTCGGTCACGAAAAAGGATCATTTACCTCTGCAGTAAAACAAAGGATCGGTAAATTTGAACTGGCTAATGGAGGCACCCTGTTTCTGGATGAAATTGGTGACATGAGCCTTTCTGCACAGGCAAAAGTACTTCGTGCTTTACAGGAACATAAAATCACCCGTGTTGGTGGCGAAAAAGAATTAGAAGTTAATGTACGTGTGCTGGCAGCAACGAACAAAGACCTGATGAAAGAAATTGAAGACGGTAATTTCAGAATGGACTTATACCACCGTCTGAATGTAATCAATATTCACGTCCCTCATTTAACTGAACGCAGAGAAGATATTCCTGAAATTGCAATGAGCTTCCTGGAGGACATTTGCAAAGACTACGGCATGCCAGTCAAAAAAATCAGTGAGGCAGGGATGGTCGCTTTACAAAACTTACCATGGACAGGTAATGTGCGTGAACTGCATAATATGATTGAACGTCTGATTATTCTGAGTGATAAAATAATCTCAGAACATGAGGTTATCGCATTTGCCAATCCGGGCGGAGGTACAAATATCGGTGCTGCTAATCATAGTCATAATGGTGGTAACAACGGTTCTTCAGGTGGTGTAACCAATTATGATAAATTCACAAATTTCCAGGATTATAAAGATCATGCAGAAAGAGAGTTTATCAAATTCAAACTGGAAAAGAACAACTGGAACGTATCTAAGACCGCGGATGACATTGATATTCAACGAAGTCACCTGTATAGTAAAATTGAGAAATTCGGCTTAAAAAGAGTAACTGAATAG
- a CDS encoding beta-ketoacyl-ACP synthase III yields MRKRYNAAITALGGYVPETILTNHDLEKMVDTNSDWIISRTGIHERRILNDDSLATSDLATMAVKRLLEDSQINPDEIECVIVATATPDYIMVSTASIVCEKAGLKNAWGVDSNAACSGFLYALTLGASLIESNRYKNVIVIGADANSTIVNYEDRNTCILFGDGAGAVLLERTEAEIGLVDNVFRTDGVGKEHLIVTAGGSLNPSSLDTLDKKQNYISQNGRIVFKAAIEGMTQTCTEIMDRNHLETKDINWLIPHQANLRIIQAVGDKLGLTQDQVKVNIQLYGNTTAATIPLCMWEFKEDFKENDNLLLTAFGAGFSWGATYLKWGKLRG; encoded by the coding sequence ATGAGAAAGAGATATAATGCTGCCATAACAGCTTTGGGAGGATATGTACCAGAAACCATTTTAACCAATCACGATCTGGAGAAAATGGTGGATACAAATAGTGACTGGATTATTTCCAGAACTGGTATTCACGAGAGAAGAATCCTTAATGATGATTCACTTGCAACCTCCGACTTAGCTACCATGGCAGTCAAAAGACTATTGGAAGATAGTCAGATCAACCCTGATGAAATTGAATGCGTAATTGTGGCTACTGCTACTCCTGATTATATTATGGTTTCTACAGCCAGTATAGTCTGCGAAAAGGCAGGGCTGAAAAATGCATGGGGTGTTGACTCCAATGCGGCCTGCAGTGGATTTCTTTATGCACTGACTCTGGGTGCAAGTTTAATTGAAAGTAATCGCTATAAAAATGTGATTGTTATTGGCGCCGATGCAAACAGTACTATTGTAAATTATGAAGACAGAAATACCTGTATCCTTTTTGGTGATGGGGCCGGAGCAGTTTTGCTTGAGCGTACAGAAGCAGAAATTGGGCTGGTAGATAATGTATTCAGAACTGATGGTGTAGGTAAGGAGCATTTGATTGTTACAGCGGGCGGATCACTTAATCCATCTTCACTGGATACCCTTGATAAAAAACAGAATTACATATCTCAGAATGGAAGGATAGTTTTTAAGGCGGCAATTGAAGGGATGACCCAGACCTGTACTGAGATTATGGATAGAAATCATCTGGAAACCAAAGATATCAACTGGCTGATTCCACATCAGGCCAACCTGAGAATTATTCAGGCAGTAGGTGATAAATTAGGTTTAACACAAGACCAGGTCAAAGTTAATATACAGCTTTACGGTAATACGACTGCTGCAACAATTCCACTGTGTATGTGGGAATTTAAAGAAGACTTTAAAGAAAATGATAATCTGTTGCTCACCGCTTTTGGTGCAGGATTCTCCTGGGGCGCAACATATTTAAAATGGGGTAAGTTAAGGGGGTAA
- a CDS encoding SCO family protein, with the protein MRHQSSVICAILLSATLFASSCKEERKLPIYGLRDTKTVKNSDGTQGVDTIYQTIPAFKFLNQDSVYITNDHFKGKIYIADFFFTSCTSICPIMHRNLKMISDKFKNNPDVMFLSHTIDFKYDTPSVLKKYAQKLGADSPKWQFVYGPKDSVYTLAGKSYLVAVNADSTNRDGYVHQGFLVLIDKDRRIRGAYDGTNPEQVAQLEKDIPVLLAEDKK; encoded by the coding sequence ATGAGACATCAATCCTCCGTTATTTGCGCTATTTTACTGAGTGCCACGTTGTTTGCTTCATCCTGCAAAGAAGAAAGAAAACTTCCGATATATGGCTTAAGAGACACTAAAACCGTTAAAAACAGCGACGGAACGCAAGGTGTTGACACAATATATCAGACTATCCCTGCTTTTAAATTCCTGAACCAGGATAGTGTATATATTACAAATGACCATTTTAAGGGAAAAATCTACATTGCCGACTTCTTTTTCACTTCATGCACCAGTATCTGCCCTATTATGCACAGAAACCTGAAAATGATCTCAGATAAGTTCAAAAATAATCCTGATGTCATGTTTTTATCACATACCATAGATTTTAAGTACGATACACCTTCTGTACTTAAAAAGTATGCACAAAAACTGGGAGCCGACAGCCCGAAATGGCAATTTGTATACGGCCCTAAGGACAGTGTATACACGCTGGCCGGGAAGAGTTACCTGGTTGCCGTAAATGCAGACAGCACCAACAGAGATGGTTATGTACATCAGGGATTTTTAGTCCTGATTGATAAAGACAGAAGAATCCGCGGTGCCTATGACGGAACAAATCCTGAACAGGTGGCACAGCTGGAAAAAGATATTCCGGTTTTACTGGCAGAGGATAAAAAATAG